The Arvicanthis niloticus isolate mArvNil1 chromosome 2, mArvNil1.pat.X, whole genome shotgun sequence genome includes a window with the following:
- the Nop10 gene encoding H/ACA ribonucleoprotein complex subunit 3, with product MFLQYYLNEQGDRVYTLKKFDPTGQQTCSAHPARFSPDDKYSRHRITIKKRFKVLMTQQPRPVL from the exons ATGTTTCTCCAGTATTACCTCAACGAGCAGGGCGATCGCGTCTACACGCTGAAG AAATTCGACCCTACGGGACAACAGACTTGTTCTGCCCATCCTGCTCGGTTCTCCCCAGATGACAAATACTCAAGACACCGAATCACCATCAAGAAACGCTTCAAGGTGCTCATGACCCAGCAACCGCGTCCTGTCCTCTGA